A single window of Maledivibacter sp. DNA harbors:
- a CDS encoding SMC family ATPase, translating into MRPLKLSMTAFGPYADTEIVDFNELNERNLFLITGPTGSGKTTIFDAICFAMYGETNGNVRTAESLRSQFADEKKLTEIELEFELRGTKYNIHRIPRQQKPKARGQGFTEQKADATLTIDDSEEPKVIAGVKNVNDRIESVIGINAEQFRQIMMIPQGQFRKLLTADSQERERVLQRLFDTSIYNTIQMKMDINAKSLSSQISKGKAVRDNVISRINYNDGDKLSILINSQDRNIAEIINETALVIEKNSEALVKIDKEIDAKNRELHRLIEAKEKTKENNEKLKTKGILKKKIEEEKLREDEIESFEKKVKDGERARLILPIEKNYNLRKIEYDAKDRDLSFNVKEFEKTREEFKKAEGIFKKAASEEAESIREKLLEELAKLRGYEEKVKNIKVLKESINKAKGNYEEIEKKKQMCNDEIKKLKLKKESLGKARDNAQDAGLKAEKAKSEIVRLEDIVKKLERAFIEHKELLHIENKVNNKKLIIEGVKKELVIENEGYKKMKISFHMNQAAILAKELKEGSPCPVCGSKHHEKLAEFTDNVPTERELNTCEEKLRKSEEEYNDIKIKYAELKERQSQKHTGCMKLISELHDELEIKDNNLTIQNILHLIQLKQKENMSLLNKSKKRENEFLNLSEMYKQYIEEISKIEKKIETIEGKGEGLAGEYIEASKKYTHYQSLLEGIYREVPQSVRQYDKLKVVIGEKEALRDQMIKALKQAQESYEAKKSELAVLKSKCEQIQRDKVKLKKVLEEARMEFKDKCLEAGFKDYNDYNRSRIKEDELTYLKKKIDDYYKQLHALKQQYDDILKKTEGLTPVDILTFDESIKAKNEEHKVLIDKRGTIINKKKNNQKLLEEIEEIQLQIGEKEKRYRLIGHLAKIAKGDNRARITFERYVLAAFLEDILIAANIRLRKMTGGRYGLLRTAELERKNKQSGLELEVFDNYTGKSRHVKTLSGGESFKASLSMALGLSDVVQSYAGGVRLDTMFIDEGFGTLDPESLDHAISCLIDLQKSGRLVGIISHVPELKERIDARLEVHSTNTGSVTKFAII; encoded by the coding sequence ATGAGACCATTAAAGCTAAGTATGACGGCCTTTGGACCCTATGCAGATACAGAAATAGTGGACTTTAATGAACTCAATGAAAGAAATCTATTCCTCATTACTGGGCCAACGGGATCGGGAAAGACTACTATTTTTGATGCCATATGCTTTGCTATGTATGGTGAAACCAATGGAAATGTGAGAACTGCCGAGAGTCTCCGTAGTCAATTTGCCGATGAGAAAAAACTTACAGAGATTGAACTTGAATTTGAATTAAGGGGAACTAAATATAATATACATAGAATCCCTAGGCAGCAAAAACCAAAGGCTAGGGGTCAGGGATTTACTGAGCAAAAAGCAGATGCTACTTTAACTATAGATGATAGTGAAGAGCCCAAGGTTATAGCCGGGGTGAAAAATGTCAATGATAGGATCGAATCTGTCATAGGAATCAATGCAGAGCAGTTTAGACAGATTATGATGATTCCCCAGGGACAATTTAGAAAGCTTCTAACGGCTGATAGCCAAGAAAGAGAAAGGGTATTGCAAAGGCTTTTTGACACTAGTATATATAACACTATACAAATGAAGATGGATATTAATGCAAAGAGTCTAAGTAGTCAGATTAGTAAAGGCAAGGCTGTAAGGGATAATGTCATCTCAAGGATAAATTACAATGATGGAGATAAATTATCGATTTTGATTAATTCTCAAGATAGAAATATTGCGGAAATAATTAATGAAACTGCCCTAGTAATTGAAAAAAATAGTGAAGCCTTAGTTAAAATAGATAAAGAGATAGATGCTAAAAATAGGGAACTACATAGGCTGATAGAAGCTAAGGAAAAGACCAAGGAAAATAACGAAAAGCTTAAAACTAAAGGGATATTAAAGAAAAAAATTGAAGAAGAAAAGCTTAGGGAGGATGAGATAGAATCCTTCGAGAAAAAAGTAAAGGATGGGGAAAGAGCAAGGTTAATCTTGCCCATAGAAAAGAATTATAATTTAAGAAAAATAGAATATGATGCAAAGGATAGGGACTTAAGCTTTAATGTTAAGGAGTTTGAAAAGACCAGGGAAGAATTTAAAAAAGCCGAGGGGATTTTTAAAAAAGCAGCCTCAGAGGAAGCTGAGTCAATACGTGAAAAATTACTTGAAGAGCTTGCTAAGCTAAGGGGCTATGAAGAAAAGGTTAAGAATATAAAGGTCTTAAAGGAATCTATTAATAAAGCTAAAGGGAATTATGAAGAAATTGAAAAGAAAAAACAAATGTGTAATGATGAGATTAAGAAACTCAAATTGAAGAAAGAGTCCCTTGGAAAGGCCAGGGATAATGCTCAGGATGCAGGATTGAAAGCCGAAAAGGCAAAAAGTGAGATTGTTAGGCTTGAAGATATTGTCAAAAAGCTAGAAAGAGCTTTTATAGAGCATAAAGAATTATTACACATTGAAAACAAAGTAAATAATAAGAAATTAATTATTGAAGGGGTTAAAAAGGAATTAGTAATTGAAAACGAAGGCTATAAAAAAATGAAAATCAGCTTTCATATGAATCAAGCTGCCATATTGGCAAAGGAACTCAAGGAAGGTTCACCCTGCCCAGTTTGTGGCTCAAAGCATCACGAAAAGCTAGCTGAGTTTACTGACAATGTTCCAACTGAAAGAGAATTAAATACCTGTGAAGAAAAACTTAGAAAATCAGAGGAAGAATATAATGATATAAAAATAAAATATGCTGAGCTTAAGGAACGTCAAAGTCAGAAGCATACAGGCTGCATGAAGCTCATATCAGAGCTTCATGATGAACTAGAAATAAAGGATAATAATTTGACTATCCAAAATATATTACATTTAATACAATTAAAACAAAAAGAAAATATGAGTTTATTAAACAAGTCTAAGAAAAGAGAAAATGAATTTTTAAATCTTAGCGAGATGTATAAGCAATATATTGAGGAAATCAGTAAAATAGAAAAGAAGATTGAAACCATAGAGGGTAAAGGTGAAGGATTGGCTGGGGAATATATAGAAGCAAGCAAGAAATATACCCATTACCAGTCGCTTTTAGAGGGTATCTATAGGGAAGTCCCACAAAGTGTACGTCAATATGATAAGCTCAAGGTTGTTATAGGAGAAAAGGAAGCCCTAAGAGATCAAATGATAAAGGCTTTAAAACAAGCTCAGGAAAGTTACGAGGCAAAGAAGAGCGAATTGGCTGTATTAAAGTCTAAGTGTGAGCAAATCCAGAGGGATAAGGTTAAGCTTAAAAAAGTCCTTGAAGAAGCTAGAATGGAATTCAAGGATAAATGCTTAGAAGCCGGCTTCAAGGATTATAATGATTACAATAGATCAAGAATTAAAGAGGATGAATTAACCTACCTCAAAAAGAAAATTGATGATTATTATAAACAACTTCACGCATTAAAGCAGCAATATGATGATATCTTAAAAAAGACGGAAGGGTTAACCCCAGTAGATATATTAACCTTCGATGAAAGTATTAAAGCCAAGAATGAAGAACACAAGGTTTTAATAGATAAAAGAGGTACTATAATAAACAAAAAGAAAAATAATCAAAAGCTTCTTGAAGAAATAGAAGAGATACAATTACAAATTGGTGAAAAGGAAAAAAGGTATAGGCTTATAGGACATCTTGCAAAGATAGCAAAGGGTGACAACCGAGCCAGAATAACCTTTGAGAGATATGTTTTAGCGGCATTCCTTGAAGATATCCTTATAGCTGCAAATATTAGATTGAGGAAAATGACGGGTGGGAGATATGGTCTGCTTAGAACAGCTGAACTAGAAAGAAAAAATAAACAAAGTGGTTTGGAGCTAGAGGTATTTGATAACTATACTGGAAAATCGAGACATGTCAAAACTCTTTCAGGTGGCGAAAGCTTTAAAGCTTCACTGTCTATGGCCCTTGGGCTTTCCGATGTTGTACAATCCTATGCCGGTGGAGTGAGACTCGATACAATGTTCATTGATGAAGGC
- a CDS encoding DUF1311 domain-containing protein, with the protein MNKKLLFYILSILIILVLVIQLKKCKEKINILEDQINEYRSSKTENYHGNYQGNDDFSEIIDNNPIDKDYRVEFNKYQRNGEATTLGWGALQAKYTTKWQKEVNSSLEYLYKFLSEQDSSNLKQSQKSWQIFMDDDFNFVDNRFINTGYFGTQGMVQIATVKLHRTRDRAIELMEYIFILDRNAVDFVYDN; encoded by the coding sequence ATGAATAAAAAACTATTGTTTTATATACTAAGTATTCTAATTATATTAGTTTTAGTAATTCAGTTGAAGAAATGTAAGGAGAAGATTAATATACTTGAAGACCAGATTAATGAATATAGGAGTTCAAAAACAGAAAATTATCATGGCAATTATCAAGGAAATGATGACTTCTCAGAGATTATTGATAATAACCCCATTGATAAAGATTATCGCGTTGAGTTTAATAAATATCAAAGAAACGGCGAGGCTACAACATTAGGATGGGGTGCATTACAGGCGAAATATACAACAAAATGGCAAAAAGAGGTTAATTCATCCCTTGAGTATTTATACAAATTCCTAAGTGAACAGGATAGTTCAAATCTCAAACAGTCTCAGAAAAGCTGGCAGATATTCATGGATGATGATTTTAATTTTGTCGATAATAGGTTTATAAATACAGGATATTTTGGGACTCAAGGTATGGTGCAGATAGCAACCGTTAAATTACATAGGACTAGAGATAGAGCGATTGAACTTATGGAATATATTTTTATTTTGGACAGGAACGCAGTAGATTTTGTGTATGATAATTAA
- a CDS encoding exonuclease SbcCD subunit D translates to MKILHTGDWHIGKLVHGIHMTEDQRYILKQLIELVKEEKPDVLVIAGDIYDRSIPPIEAVELMDGVLSEILLKHKTKVIAIAGNHDSPDRVGFASRILRDNGLYISGNLTDDIEPIVIQDEYGPIHFYPIPYVEPSIVKAKYNDEEIKNHDDAMNFILNKLDKNFDEGVRNVCIAHGFIMGIEELETSESERPLSIGGSEYVNVDYFERFNYVALGHLHRPQKVKHDHIRYSGSLMKYSFSEAMQNKSVTIVDIDAKGNVNLDFKALKPLRDMRIIKGELSKLMDKEVYSQGNTDDYIMAVLTDRGELIDPIGTLRSVYPNILRLESDHFDREAGESKTSAGRDFVMKNPLELFKEFYENMSGEEFTEEKSKAIEEVLEEINLKGRIS, encoded by the coding sequence ATGAAAATACTGCATACAGGGGATTGGCATATTGGTAAGCTTGTTCATGGTATCCATATGACTGAAGATCAAAGGTATATATTGAAACAGCTTATAGAGTTAGTTAAGGAAGAAAAGCCCGATGTGTTGGTCATAGCAGGTGATATTTATGATAGATCGATTCCTCCCATAGAAGCAGTTGAATTAATGGATGGGGTATTATCGGAAATATTACTAAAACACAAAACAAAGGTGATAGCAATTGCAGGTAATCACGATAGCCCGGATAGAGTTGGCTTTGCAAGCAGGATTCTCAGAGACAATGGGTTATATATCAGTGGCAATTTGACTGATGATATAGAGCCAATAGTGATTCAAGATGAATATGGTCCCATACATTTTTATCCTATTCCCTATGTAGAGCCTTCAATTGTTAAAGCAAAATATAATGATGAGGAAATCAAAAACCACGATGATGCTATGAACTTCATTTTAAATAAATTAGATAAGAACTTTGATGAAGGTGTTAGAAATGTATGCATAGCCCATGGGTTTATTATGGGTATAGAAGAACTGGAAACAAGCGAATCCGAAAGACCCCTTTCTATAGGTGGTTCAGAATACGTAAATGTGGACTATTTTGAGAGATTCAACTATGTGGCACTGGGACACTTACATAGACCCCAAAAAGTAAAGCATGATCATATTCGTTATTCTGGTTCCTTAATGAAATATTCCTTTTCGGAAGCTATGCAAAATAAATCTGTAACTATCGTAGATATCGATGCTAAAGGCAATGTAAATCTTGATTTTAAAGCCTTAAAGCCCCTTAGGGATATGAGAATTATTAAAGGGGAACTTTCAAAGTTAATGGATAAGGAAGTATATTCCCAGGGGAATACCGATGACTATATCATGGCTGTACTTACGGATAGAGGTGAATTAATAGATCCTATTGGAACCCTTAGATCTGTATACCCCAATATATTAAGGCTTGAAAGTGATCATTTTGATAGAGAAGCCGGGGAAAGCAAAACATCTGCCGGAAGAGACTTTGTAATGAAAAATCCCCTTGAGCTTTTCAAGGAATTTTATGAAAATATGTCTGGAGAAGAGTTCACCGAGGAAAAAAGTAAAGCTATAGAAGAGGTTTTAGAAGAAATTAATTTAAAGGGGAGGATTTCATAA
- a CDS encoding YdcF family protein: MKSRKKKLLIGLIFLVLFSILALISILIINTHVKSSVKDKIITSNGAASLDVDCILVLGAGVWNNGRPSHMLEDRLLRGIELYKNGVCDRLLMSGDHGRKEYDEVNIMKKFAIDKGVVSEHIFMDHAGFSTYESLYRAKNIFKTNKIIIVTQKYHLYRALYIAKKLGLQAYGVPSNQRQYVGQDVRELREILARVKDFFNGIIKPKPTYLGEQIPVSGNGDLTNDY; encoded by the coding sequence ATGAAAAGTAGAAAAAAGAAACTATTGATTGGATTAATCTTCTTGGTGTTATTTAGTATATTAGCATTGATATCCATATTAATTATAAATACCCATGTTAAATCATCAGTCAAGGATAAAATTATAACATCAAATGGAGCAGCTTCCTTAGATGTAGACTGTATACTTGTTCTTGGTGCCGGTGTGTGGAATAACGGAAGACCAAGTCATATGCTTGAGGATAGACTTCTACGAGGTATTGAATTATACAAGAATGGAGTTTGTGACAGATTATTGATGAGCGGGGATCATGGTAGGAAAGAATATGATGAGGTAAATATCATGAAGAAATTTGCGATTGACAAAGGTGTTGTTTCGGAGCATATTTTTATGGATCATGCAGGTTTCTCCACCTACGAAAGCTTGTATCGTGCTAAAAATATATTTAAAACCAATAAGATTATCATTGTAACACAGAAATATCATTTATATCGTGCATTGTATATTGCTAAAAAATTAGGACTTCAGGCATATGGAGTTCCTTCTAACCAAAGGCAATATGTTGGTCAAGATGTTAGAGAATTAAGAGAGATATTGGCAAGGGTAAAGGACTTTTTCAATGGGATTATTAAGCCTAAGCCTACCTATCTTGGGGAGCAAATACCCGTAAGTGGAAATGGTGATTTGACAAACGATTATTAG
- a CDS encoding DNA topoisomerase, producing the protein MSKSLFITEKPSVAMEFAKALNIKAVKKNGYLESDNAVITWCVGHLVNMSYPEKYDMKYKKWILDDLPFLPKKYKYEVIQNVKKQFDIVKGQLKRNDVSTIYVCTDSGREGEYIYRLVDEKAVVKNKEKKRVWIDSQTEEEIRRGVKEAKPLEDYDRLSNSAYLRAKEDYLIGINFSRLLTLIYGQTISKYLGEKYTVIAVGRVMTCVLAMIVQREREIRDFVKTPYYKINGSFKFKDLLEYSGEWKAVEGSKYYMSNLLFKDIGFKDKENAEKLIDELKADNNELIGVIEAISRKKEKKNPPLLYNLAEIQNECSKKFKLNPNQTLKIVQGLYEKKMLTYPRTDARVLSKAVAKEINKNLKGLSILNRVCTLDKKDQRLESYVQHILDEGKYKGLEKTKYVNDKGITDHYAIIPTGQGLKSFDKLPSNDKKIFLLVVRRFLAIFYPPAIFSKLSITTKIKSESFFTSSKVCVEEGYMEILNYNKKNKEPKIDNIEELKKLKKGQQVNIRDFGIKESETTPPKRYNSGAMILAMENAGKLIEDEELREQIKGQGIGTSATRAGILEKLQNIKYINLNKKTQILTPTNKGEMIYDVISKSVPSLLKPELTASWEKGLTMVANGEIEPDTYMEKLENYVIKNVSKVSGLNNNAHVWEKFSNIPNNTMKKNSGRKKSKNSLGTCILCNNGDVLENKKAFYCSNWREGCRFTVWKNTLDIYCQKVTAELIQELLEKGSIKNINIILPQTKEKCLASLEFRKDNSGALDLKNVNRIEEK; encoded by the coding sequence ATGAGTAAATCGTTGTTTATCACAGAAAAACCTAGTGTCGCAATGGAATTTGCAAAGGCATTAAATATTAAGGCTGTTAAAAAAAATGGATATCTTGAATCTGACAATGCCGTTATAACATGGTGTGTAGGACATCTAGTGAACATGAGTTATCCTGAAAAATATGATATGAAGTATAAAAAGTGGATATTAGACGACCTTCCGTTTTTACCAAAAAAATATAAATATGAAGTAATCCAAAATGTTAAAAAACAATTTGATATTGTAAAAGGTCAATTGAAGCGTAATGATGTATCAACTATATATGTATGTACCGACTCGGGACGGGAAGGTGAATATATATATCGATTAGTAGATGAAAAAGCTGTAGTGAAAAATAAAGAGAAAAAAAGAGTTTGGATAGATTCCCAAACAGAAGAAGAGATTAGAAGAGGTGTAAAGGAAGCTAAGCCCTTAGAGGATTATGATAGATTATCAAATTCCGCTTATTTGAGGGCAAAGGAAGACTATTTAATAGGTATAAATTTCTCTAGATTATTAACACTTATCTATGGACAAACCATTAGCAAATATTTAGGTGAAAAATATACTGTTATTGCAGTAGGGAGAGTAATGACCTGTGTCCTTGCAATGATAGTACAAAGAGAAAGAGAAATAAGAGATTTTGTGAAGACCCCCTACTATAAGATAAACGGCTCATTTAAGTTCAAGGACTTATTAGAATATAGCGGCGAATGGAAGGCCGTAGAGGGTTCTAAATATTATATGTCCAACCTATTGTTTAAGGATATTGGATTCAAGGATAAAGAAAATGCAGAAAAATTAATTGATGAACTTAAAGCAGATAATAATGAATTAATTGGGGTAATTGAAGCTATAAGTAGAAAAAAGGAAAAGAAAAATCCGCCTTTACTATACAATCTAGCAGAAATTCAGAATGAATGTTCTAAAAAGTTTAAGCTTAACCCAAATCAGACTTTAAAAATTGTACAAGGGTTATATGAAAAGAAAATGCTTACTTATCCAAGAACCGATGCTAGGGTCTTATCAAAGGCAGTTGCTAAGGAAATAAATAAGAACCTTAAGGGGCTTTCGATACTTAATAGGGTTTGTACTTTAGATAAAAAGGATCAAAGGCTTGAATCCTATGTTCAGCATATATTAGACGAAGGCAAATATAAGGGTTTGGAGAAAACTAAGTATGTAAATGATAAGGGGATTACTGACCATTACGCCATCATTCCTACGGGGCAAGGATTAAAAAGCTTTGATAAATTACCCAGTAATGATAAAAAAATATTTTTACTAGTTGTTAGACGGTTTTTAGCTATATTTTATCCACCGGCAATATTTAGCAAGCTATCAATTACCACAAAAATAAAGTCGGAAAGCTTTTTTACATCATCAAAAGTATGTGTTGAAGAAGGATACATGGAAATATTGAATTATAATAAAAAAAATAAAGAACCTAAAATAGATAACATTGAGGAATTAAAAAAATTAAAAAAGGGTCAGCAAGTAAATATTAGGGATTTCGGTATAAAAGAATCTGAAACTACTCCACCTAAAAGGTATAATTCTGGGGCCATGATTTTAGCTATGGAAAATGCCGGCAAGCTTATTGAAGATGAAGAACTAAGGGAACAAATTAAAGGACAAGGAATAGGTACAAGTGCTACAAGGGCAGGTATATTGGAAAAACTTCAGAATATCAAATATATAAATCTAAACAAAAAGACACAAATACTAACTCCAACTAATAAGGGTGAAATGATATATGATGTAATAAGTAAATCTGTACCTTCACTACTCAAACCAGAATTAACTGCTAGCTGGGAAAAGGGGCTAACCATGGTTGCCAATGGAGAGATTGAGCCCGATACATATATGGAAAAGCTTGAAAACTATGTAATTAAAAATGTATCTAAGGTATCAGGGTTAAATAACAATGCACATGTTTGGGAAAAATTTTCTAACATCCCCAATAATACTATGAAAAAAAATTCAGGTAGGAAGAAGAGTAAGAATTCATTGGGGACTTGCATATTATGCAATAATGGGGATGTACTAGAAAACAAAAAAGCCTTTTACTGTAGTAATTGGAGGGAAGGCTGTAGGTTTACTGTTTGGAAAAATACTTTAGATATATATTGTCAAAAAGTCACAGCGGAGCTTATACAAGAGCTGCTTGAAAAGGGAAGTATAAAAAATATAAATATTATTTTACCCCAAACCAAGGAAAAGTGCTTAGCATCCCTCGAATTTAGAAAGGATAATAGTGGAGCATTAGATCTTAAAAACGTGAATAGAATTGAAGAAAAATAA